In Agromyces sp. Leaf222, the genomic window CCGACCTCGCGTTCGTCGTCGACGACGGGGCCGGGCGTGCGGTCGGCTACATCATCGGCGTCGCCGACACCGCGGACTTCATCGACTGGTGGAAGCGCGAGTGGACCCCCGGCTTCACGTCGCGGCATCCGTCGCCCGGCGCCGCCACCTCGCACGCCCCGAAGTTCACCGAGGCCGACCTGCTGAAGGCGGGCGCAGACCCGGAGCGCATGCGCATCGCCGAACTGGGGGAGTTCCCCGCGCACCTGCACATCGACCTGCTGCCCGAGCTGCAGGGCAAGGGCTTCGGACGCCGACTCATCGACACGCTGCGCGACGCGCTCGCCGAACGGGGCGTTCCGGGCGTGCACCTCAGCATGGACCCGAACAACACGAACGCACGGGCGTTCTACGACCGACTCGGGTTCCACGAGCTCGCCGCGCACAAGCCGAGCTCGCCGCTGCTCGGCATCGCGACGGCCCGCTAGATCCTGCCGCTCAGCGCGTGAGCGACCGGCGCTCGAACCAGTAGAGCAGGTTCGGGTCGGTCTCGCGCAGCTCGGCGAGGGTCACGGGCTCGGTGCGCACGACCTCCTCGACGTCGAGGATCTTCGCGACGCGGTCCATGCTCGAGGTGTTCCAGAACCGGCCGCGCATGCGGAACACGCCGCGGCCCGCGCGGTTCACGACGAACAGTTCCTGCGTGGTGTCGAGGCTGCTGCCGCGGTAGAGCTGGATGCGCAGCACGGTCGCGATGTCGCTCGCGGCCACCGTGTAGGTGCCGCCGAAGAAGCCGCGCTCGACGATGCCGTACCGGCTCACCGAGGCCTGCGTGCGCTGGTACGAGATCCAGGCGGTCACGAGCAGCGCGGCGATGATCGCGCCGGCCCACGCGACGACCGACCAGGCGCCGGTCGGATCGAGCACCCACAGCTGCGTCGCCAGGATCGGCAGCACGAGCGCCGCGATCGAGAACCCGATGTTGCGGCCGAGGGTGCGACGCGGCCTCAGGGTATACACCCTGAGGCCGTCGCCCCTTACTGCCCCGGCCACGATGGAGGAGCCCCCTGCGTCCCCACTCCGTGTATCCACCTTCGCCGCTGACATCTCTGAAATCATCCGGGAGGGGCGCCCCTTCGCGCTATTCGGCATTAATGAGGACACGGATGCCGCGGCGCGCCGTCCGGCCATATGCTGACCCGATGTCGACCGCCGATGCCGCCCCGAATCACGCCCGCGTCGGGGCAGCTGAGGTGTTCCTCATCACCGGCGTCATGGCGGCCGGCAAGTCCACCGTGGCGCAGGTGCTCGCCGGGCGGCTGCCGTACGCCGCGCACGTTCGCGGCGACGGATTCCGGCGCATGCTCGTCTCGGGCCGTGCCGAGATGTCGAATCCGCTGAGTCCGGCGGCCGAGGCGCAACTCGAGCTGCGGCATCGCCTCGCGGCGACCGTCGCCGACGCCTATGCCGACGCCGGCATCTCGGCGGTCGTCCAGGACCTCTACCTCGGCGAGGACCTCGAACGCATGGTCGGCCGGATCTGCCATCGTCCGCTCTCGGTGATCGTGCTCGCCCCGCGGCCGGACGTCGTCGAGGCGCGCGAGGCGTCGCGCCCGAAGCGCGGTTACGGCGACTGGTCCGTTGCCGACTTCGACGCCGCGCTGCGCGAGACGCCCCGGCTCGGCCTCTGGATCGACTCGTCGGAGCTCAGCGTCGAGGCGACGGTCGACCTCATCCTCGAGCGACGGGCCGAGGCGCGCGTCTC contains:
- a CDS encoding N-acetyltransferase; this encodes MPVESSASSESAESAEARHPFIRGYRPEDRADVARICLLTASGGGDATGVYSDDSLMPEVFALPYVTYAPDLAFVVDDGAGRAVGYIIGVADTADFIDWWKREWTPGFTSRHPSPGAATSHAPKFTEADLLKAGADPERMRIAELGEFPAHLHIDLLPELQGKGFGRRLIDTLRDALAERGVPGVHLSMDPNNTNARAFYDRLGFHELAAHKPSSPLLGIATAR
- a CDS encoding AAA family ATPase, with amino-acid sequence MSTADAAPNHARVGAAEVFLITGVMAAGKSTVAQVLAGRLPYAAHVRGDGFRRMLVSGRAEMSNPLSPAAEAQLELRHRLAATVADAYADAGISAVVQDLYLGEDLERMVGRICHRPLSVIVLAPRPDVVEAREASRPKRGYGDWSVADFDAALRETPRLGLWIDSSELSVEATVDLILERRAEARVSDG